The segment TATCTGCTTATTTCGTCTTTGTAAAAAGACGAGGTTGCCGGGATGGTGGAACTGGTAGACACGCAAGACTTAAAATCTTGTTTCCATTAGGAAGTGCGGGTTCGATTCCCGCTCCTGGTACTTATTCAAAACAATAAAGCCCTGCTGATTAGAATCAGCAGGGCTTTATTGTTTTTAGATTATTTGATAGAAAATGCTTCAATAGACGAGTAGTAGCCTACTTCTTACAAACATCGTTACTCCCTTCCGTAAAAGTAAAGGTTCACAGCTGCTGCTAAGCCTTTCTCACTTAAGGTGAAATAGCCAGAATTTGTGGCGGAAAACGTGACAGACTCCCCCTGAGGTTCAATGTGGTATGGAAGAGATTTGAATGGACCTTTCAAAAGGTACGTTTCCAAAGATTCGTTCGACTTCTGTTTGTAATGGTATAAAGCTCCATAGGTTTTTACGATAGCCTCTTTTCCGTTAGGAGAAAGGGCGGCGCTCACCACATAGGGATAGGATAAGGTACCCACTAGCTTTGCTTCGTTCATGGAGGGCGCAAATGGGTAGGTGAGCTTGAAGACTCTGGACAGGGTATCAGTTTTAGTGATAAGCAGGATATTCTTCGTTTTGGGGTCAATTAGAAAAGCTTCGGCATCATGGGAGCCATCTGGGTATTTGTAGCGGATAACGGAGACATTTCCAACTGTGTCAGTAGAGGAGGTTGGCTCCTTGAAATGGTAGATGAAGTACTCCTTAGCAACTTTGGCGTTATCTCCAATGTCAGCTAAATAAAGTTGGTTGCCAACCAAGGCCATGTCCTCCCAATCACGGTTTTTAACTCCTTTGATGGGTATCTTTTTAACCACTTTTCCATTGTGGTTTAATAGGATCAATTGGGCCGGATTGCCGCTGTCTTCCTGAACCCAAAGATGTCCTGGCAAGGTCTTGCTGTCTGCAATTCCTGATGCTTCATTAATTATAGGAATAACAAGCTTTTTTGAAGGCTCTGTATTGACAGGGGTGTCTATTTTGATTGTGTCATTGGTACTGCTGCAGTTGGCAATACTCAATAGAAAGGAAAAGAAGAGGTCAAGCCGTAGGTATGTTTTCACCAAAAATTCCTTAAAGAATAAAAGTATTGCATGAATGTCGGAGACAGGTTAGATCAAAAGGATTTTAAATAACTCGTTCCTGATATCCTCAGCAATTTCATTTCTTAATATACAAACACAACGCTATTTATCGTGAGAATGTGATTACTTTGACTCCTGTTCTCTTTGGATTCAATTTTCATATTTCACCTTTAAAGCTCTTTTTAAGGTTTAGGTCTTGTATCATGCCAAGTATCTCAGTTTGATTAAGTAAAGAGGTTGAGAGCAATTACCATACTTAATCGTCTCTGCCATTTCTATCCAGATTAAAGGAGAGTAGGTATAATAAAGAGTGAAAGATGTTTGCACATTACATGCTTAAAATAAACTTTCGGGCAGCATAGAAATGTTTTTATGAGAGTAGCTTATAGTGTTGCCATGTTCCTCCATTTTTAGTTTTCGTAATGATGAGTGCGCAATTTTGGCTTTTCTATGCGGTATTAGCGGCCCGTTACCTCTTCATAGCGGGAGTAGCCTACTTGTTGTTTTATATCTTCCTTAAGCAAAGTTTGCGAAGAGGAAAATACAGGCTTTGTTTCCCAAGCGGAAAGACTATACAAGGGAGGTGGGGTATTCCTTCTTTACCTTTCTGGTGTTTGCATGGTATGGAGTGGTGCTGTCTTCTGAGGTTGTGTTGCCCTACACACAGGTGTATACCGAGGTGTCTTCTTATGGATGGACTTACTTTGCGGTAAGTGTATTATTGGCATTAGTGATTCATGACACGTATTTTTATTGGACTCACCGGTTCATGCACCATCCAAAATTATTCAAGCTGTTTCATTTAACACATCATAAATCTGTGAACCCTTCGCCGTGGGCTGCTTTCTCGTTTAGTCCTTTGGAGGCAGTGGTTGAGGGCGGGATCATCTTTGTGGTGGCGTTGCTCATTCCTATACATCCATTGGCAATTGTGGTGTTCTTGCTGTTGATGACGGTGTACAATGTATATGGCCATTTGGGGTATGAAGTGTACCCACACTGGCTTGTGAACAGCCGCTATGGAAAATGGCTAAACACCTCAACTAACCACAACATGCGCCACAAGTTCTTCAAAGGAAATTATGGATTGTATTTCCGGTTTTGGGATGAATGGCTAGGTACCACTCATAAAAACTATGAGGAGACGCTCAGGCATTTGGTGAGTTCTGGAAAAGAGGAAGATTCCGCCCCTAAGGTGCTTGAACGGAGTTGATCAAAAAATCTATTTACATCAAAAGCCCTTCAAATCAGCTGAGAAAGACCAAAGTCTTCATGCTGTTTTGAAGGGCTTTTTGCGAAAAGGACTTATAAGCAGGCCTTTGACTTTATTTTATAAAAAATTGATTTGCGAGCCATAACGAAAGTTACTTGGCTGGCTTTATACCTTCGGAAGTCATGACTACTCTTTTCATGGTGCCATCTTTGTTGTAGTCAAGGTAGTCAATGCAGACAGATCTTCTGAAACTTCCGCCATCTGTTGGAATGGCCCCGTTGTGATAGATGAAGTATGATTTGCCTTTGAAGTCAATAATGGCCTGGTGGTTTGTGTTGGAATTGCCAGCCAATTCATTCAGGATGCCTTTGTACTCCCACGGGCCCTCAATGTTCTTGCTCATGGCATAAGCTGTTTTCTCTGGAAACTGATACGCATAGGACAGGTAGTACATGCCTTTATGTTTGTGTACCCACGGGGCTTCAGTAAAGTGAGGGAGCTTGATGGTTTTAATAGGGCCATCCAATTCAACCATGTTCTTCTTCAGCTTGGCGTAGTGCAGGACAGTGTTACCCCAGAAAATATAGGCTTGTCCGTTGTCATCAATAAAAACAGCCGGATCAATGTCATCCCAGCTAATTTTGGTGTCGGTGGTCATGTCATTGGTGATAAGCGCAGAGCCCCGGGCGTCTTTGAACGGACCAATAGGATTATCTGATACTGCTACCCCAATGGCTTTGCCCTTGATGGTGGCATGCTCCACGGTAGAGAACCAATAAAATTTTCCGTCCCGCTCTATCACGTGCGAGGCCCATGCTTCGCCTTTTGCCCAGGCAAAGTCAGTTGGTTTCAAAGGACTCTTATGCTCCGTCCAGGTGACCATGTCTGGCGAAGAAAAGACCAGCCATTCATTCATGACATACCCTTCCCTGCGGGCCGGTGCCTCATCATGGCCTGCATACAAGTATACCTTGTCTTTGTAGACCAATGCCGCTGGGTCAGCCGTATATTTGTGGGTGAAAATGGGGTTGCTTGTTGCTCTGATGGTAGTATCAGCGGGGCTTTGAGCTGAGGCCGACGTGCCGGAGAGGGTACAAGCAACCAATGCAGCGGCAAGTCCGGCAACTTTGGAGAAACAAAAGCGAAAGGATAATAGATTTTTCATGCTTGTGAAACTGTGGGTGATTAAATCAAGAGGACCGAATGCCGTTTTTAATCTCCTTTTCTGAAAACAAACTTGAAGCCAGAATGCAACTCAAGTCTCTTTGTGGAAGAGTAACTACTAATTGAAAAGAGCAACTATGCTGTTCAAATAAAAGGGCATCGGGTAAAGCCTGAAATAAGAACTACTTGGTAAGGCTAGAAAGAGTGTTCTTTCTGCCTTACCAAGTAGTTGCAGATACCTGTTTTTTTACTTCATTTCAAGAACTACCACCGAAAACGGAGGTATTTCCACATTTAGGGTGTTCCCTTTTAGTTTGGCACCTTTGAAAGCAGTTGGGGTGATAAGGTTTGGTTTGGCAAACGTGTTGTGGTCTTGCAGGTTTTTGGAAGAAAGAATACGGCCAGAAACAGACTTGTAGTTAGCTCCTTCAATGTTGATCGAAACTTCCTGCTTCTTTTTAGGATCAATGTTCACCAGGGAAACATGCGTAAGGCCGTTCTTGTCTTTTGAAGCAGACCCATTTACGGCTGTCAGTTTTTCGTTGCCAAGGGTGTAATCGGTGCTTTTTACGGTTAACGGAAGGTAAGTAGCGTCCTGGTGCACGTTGTACATCTCCATCACGTGGTAGGTAGGAGTCAACAGCATTTTCTCCTCATCAGTTAAGATAACGGCCTGCAGAACATTAATTGCCTGCGCCAGGTTGGCCATGCGCACGCGGTCTGAATGGTTGTTAAAAATGTTCAGGGTAGAACCAGCAATCATGGCATCACGCATGGTGTTCTGCTGGTACAGAAAACCAGGGTTGGTGCCAGGCTCCACGTCATACCAACCGCCCCATTCGTCTACCACTAAGGCTACTTTTTTCTCAGGATCATATTTGTCCATGATGGCGCTGTGCTTCTGAATTAATTCTTCCATAAAGAGCGCACTTTTCATGGTGCTAAAGTACTGCTGCTCGTTGAAGGTGGTTGACGGGCCTTTTTTATCCCATTTGATAACGGAGTAGTGGTGCAAAGCCATCCCTTCAATCAGGTTCTTAGGCACAATCCTCATGATGGCCTCGGTCCAGTTGTAATCAGCGGAGTTGGCGCCGGAGGCTATCCGGAATATTCCGCTGGAGTTGGTCCAATCAGACACGAAGGTGGCGTACTTGCGGTATTCGTTCGCATAGTATTCGGGAGTCATGTTGCCGCCGCAGCCCCAAGCCTCGTTGCCAATTCCCCAGTACTTCACATTCCAGGGCTTATCCCGGCCATTTTCCCTGCGGAGCTTAGACATAGGGCTTACGCCTGCAAAGTTGGTGTACTGCACCCAATCAGCCAGTTCCTGCACCCCGCCGGTGGCCATGTTGCCCGCCAGGTAAGGCTCGGTGCCTAACAATTCGCACAT is part of the Rufibacter tibetensis genome and harbors:
- a CDS encoding SdiA-regulated/phytase-like domain-containing protein — encoded protein: MKTYLRLDLFFSFLLSIANCSSTNDTIKIDTPVNTEPSKKLVIPIINEASGIADSKTLPGHLWVQEDSGNPAQLILLNHNGKVVKKIPIKGVKNRDWEDMALVGNQLYLADIGDNAKVAKEYFIYHFKEPTSSTDTVGNVSVIRYKYPDGSHDAEAFLIDPKTKNILLITKTDTLSRVFKLTYPFAPSMNEAKLVGTLSYPYVVSAALSPNGKEAIVKTYGALYHYKQKSNESLETYLLKGPFKSLPYHIEPQGESVTFSATNSGYFTLSEKGLAAAVNLYFYGRE
- a CDS encoding sterol desaturase family protein, producing the protein MGYSFFTFLVFAWYGVVLSSEVVLPYTQVYTEVSSYGWTYFAVSVLLALVIHDTYFYWTHRFMHHPKLFKLFHLTHHKSVNPSPWAAFSFSPLEAVVEGGIIFVVALLIPIHPLAIVVFLLLMTVYNVYGHLGYEVYPHWLVNSRYGKWLNTSTNHNMRHKFFKGNYGLYFRFWDEWLGTTHKNYEETLRHLVSSGKEEDSAPKVLERS
- a CDS encoding glycoside hydrolase family 43 protein, translated to MKNLLSFRFCFSKVAGLAAALVACTLSGTSASAQSPADTTIRATSNPIFTHKYTADPAALVYKDKVYLYAGHDEAPARREGYVMNEWLVFSSPDMVTWTEHKSPLKPTDFAWAKGEAWASHVIERDGKFYWFSTVEHATIKGKAIGVAVSDNPIGPFKDARGSALITNDMTTDTKISWDDIDPAVFIDDNGQAYIFWGNTVLHYAKLKKNMVELDGPIKTIKLPHFTEAPWVHKHKGMYYLSYAYQFPEKTAYAMSKNIEGPWEYKGILNELAGNSNTNHQAIIDFKGKSYFIYHNGAIPTDGGSFRRSVCIDYLDYNKDGTMKRVVMTSEGIKPAK
- a CDS encoding alpha-N-arabinofuranosidase translates to MKNTILSFLLLLGTLSSYGQNTATLTVPAKPDRIISRHIYGHFAEHLGRCIYGGFYVGENNNKIPNKDGVRLDVVDALKKLKIPNLRWPGGCFADTYHWKDGIGPKDKRPTIVNTWWGGVTENNSFGTHDFLNMCELLGTEPYLAGNMATGGVQELADWVQYTNFAGVSPMSKLRRENGRDKPWNVKYWGIGNEAWGCGGNMTPEYYANEYRKYATFVSDWTNSSGIFRIASGANSADYNWTEAIMRIVPKNLIEGMALHHYSVIKWDKKGPSTTFNEQQYFSTMKSALFMEELIQKHSAIMDKYDPEKKVALVVDEWGGWYDVEPGTNPGFLYQQNTMRDAMIAGSTLNIFNNHSDRVRMANLAQAINVLQAVILTDEEKMLLTPTYHVMEMYNVHQDATYLPLTVKSTDYTLGNEKLTAVNGSASKDKNGLTHVSLVNIDPKKKQEVSINIEGANYKSVSGRILSSKNLQDHNTFAKPNLITPTAFKGAKLKGNTLNVEIPPFSVVVLEMK